The genomic segment GATATCCATGCCGCCCATTTGTCGGGCGACATGCCATCCCATTTGAACGTCTTTTTGTTGGCTAGAACTGAGGCGACGTCCAACAAGTAAGCCATGCTTCACAAGTAACTCCGGTGCAAAATCGGTCGGGGCACAAACTTGCAACCCACGCTGGTTGTACGTATCGGTGACCGCCAACAGCAAGCGGTCATCGCGAGCGTCACGACTGCGACCAAATAGCAATGGCCCAAACGTTCGTAGACACTGGATATCGGGTAGATGCTTTAGCCAAAGTGAACCGCTAAACAGGAGATCGGACTTAAACAGCTTGCCCGCCATCGTCACCTGTTTCACTCCATGACGTCGAAAGTAACGGATATGCCCTCCCACTTTGCCGACGCCTGACCAGGCCACACGATCGCAAATCGCTTCGAGTGATTCGCAAGCATGCCCTTTGATTGCGATACAGCAAACACGACCACCTTGGCGAGTGACTTCGCGGGC from the Novipirellula aureliae genome contains:
- a CDS encoding LpxI family protein, which gives rise to MERTDNAPIGLIAGWGSFPIEVAREVTRQGGRVCCIAIKGHACESLEAICDRVAWSGVGKVGGHIRYFRRHGVKQVTMAGKLFKSDLLFSGSLWLKHLPDIQCLRTFGPLLFGRSRDARDDRLLLAVTDTYNQRGLQVCAPTDFAPELLVKHGLLVGRRLSSSQQKDVQMGWHVARQMGGMDIGQSITIKDGAVIAVEAIEGTDACIERSGQLCKRGGWTLVKVSKPDQDMRFDVPTIGAQTVQKVKQAGGSTIVIEADKTILVDRDKTIEEAKRAGITIVAMRESDFQSVASDAA